A single Salmo salar chromosome ssa19, Ssal_v3.1, whole genome shotgun sequence DNA region contains:
- the LOC106579652 gene encoding transmembrane protein 200C codes for MIATGGLLRINRRQDSLRSKSRAENKRKRKAKKKQKNEVVVVKGKLNLCSVSGVVAAIGILILLVGISMAILGYWPRESPPYPAPRHTQRIYDKKEESGLTGNWTDNAKVGFHMDRDLDSNNRSNGTGLEQPPMGFLAEFLDKYLYSDKLKVFGPLIMGIGIFLFICANAVLHENRDKKTKVINLRDIYSTVIDIHSLRTKENMPLNGFVNYVQSKGVEGNPSAVYTAALLAKGTWPSGGSPDEGSRGPSRCHSLTRSRVLSLERQTFTDTVYTISRHSGTGQQSSPIPIPKQWETKTIVASSVNAFTLPMTKPNHRANQHQRRPSAKAEAGRSRAALCDSGEEDDEDRVGYVVPETTTQAKVETLRMAMFLPQDSVEVYKSSGSLQGAPQGSQVQLLPSSPTGHRVTGSHLSLSALTEYSRSIDLGITPSTSTDWKVERSRRLSCPRLEALGGGGYIKLGNLGGESFESRESCEMTAFSQVTSEEALAKCQREGGGANEQEISSGEPHDRGSRRYSNKDKLFMISQSDSVLDDEEVESTDI; via the coding sequence ATGATCGCCACCGGAGGCCTGCTGCGGATCAACAGGAGGCAGGACTCACTGCGCTCCAAGAGCCGTGCCGAGAACAAGCGCAAGAGGAAAGccaagaagaagcagaagaacgAGGTGGTGGTGGTCAAGGGCAAGCTGAATCTCTGCTCCGTCTCGGGTGTGGTAGCGGCCATTGGGATTCTGATCCTACTGGTGGGCATTTCCATGGCCATACTGGGCTACTGGCCTAGGGAGAGCCCACCATACCCTGCGCCGCGCCATACCCAAAGGATTTACGACAAGAAGGAAGAGTCAGGGCTGACAGGCAACTGGACGGACAACGCAAAGGTCGGATTTCACATGGATAGGGATTTGGACAGTAACAATCGTTCCAACGGCACAGGTTTAGAGCAGCCTCCTATGGGCTTCCTGGCCGAGTTCTTGGATAAGTACCTGTACTCAGACAAGCTGAAGGTGTTCGGGCCCCTCATCATGGGCATTGGCATCTTTCTGTTCATCTGCGCCAACGCGGTGCTGCACGAGAACCGCGACAAGAAGACCAAAGTCATCAACCTGAGGGACATCTACTCCACAGTCATCGACATCCACAGCTTGCGGACTAAGGAGAACATGCCGCTCAATGGCTTTGTGAACTATGTGCAGTCCAAAGGGGTGGAAGGGAACCCTAGTGCTGTGTATACCGCCGCCCTGCTGGCCAAAGGAACATGGCCCTCAGGGGGCTCGCCGGATGAGGGCAGTCGGGGCCCCTCCAGATGCCACTCCCTGACCAGGTCAAGGGTCTTGTCACTCGAGAGGCAGACGTTCACCGACACAGTCTACACTATCTCCAGACACAGCGGGACTGGCCAGCAGAGCAGCCCTATTCCCATCCCCAAACAGTGGGAGACCAAGACAATAGTGGCCTCCTCGGTCAACGCCTTCACTCTCCCCATGACCAAACCCAACCACCGGGCCAACCAGCACCAGCGCAGGCCCTCGGCCAAAGCAGAGGCGGGGAGGAGCAGGGCTGCACTGTGCGACTCTGGGGAGGAAGACGACGAGGATCGGGTGGGGTACGTAGTTCCAGAAACCACCACTCAGGCCAAGGTAGAGACTTTGCGGATGGCCATGTTCTTGCCTCAAGACTCGGTAGAAGTATACAAGAGCAGTGGTAGCCTCCAGGGGGCGCCGCAGGGCTCCCAGGTGCAGCTACTCCCCTCTTCCCCCACCGGACACAGAGTGACAGGCTCCCACCTGTCCCTCAGTGCACTGACGGAATACTCCAGGTCCATCGACCTGGGCATCACTCCATCCACCTCCACCGATTGGAAGGTGGAACGGTCTCGGCGACTCAGCTGCCCTCGTCTAGAGGCACTGGGAGGCGGTGGGTACATCAAACTGGGCAACCTAGGGGGGGAGTCCTTTGAGTCAAGGGAGTCATGTGAGATGACTGCCTTCAGCCAAGTGACCTCAGAGGAGGCTCTGGCTAAGTgtcagagggaaggaggaggagccaATGAACAGGAGATCAGTTCCGGGGAACCACATGACAGGGGCTCAAGGCGATACTCCAACAAAGATAAACTTTTTATGATCTCTCAGTCAGACTCCGTTTTGGATGATGAGGAGGTGGAGAGCACAGACATATGA